One stretch of Candidatus Brocadiaceae bacterium DNA includes these proteins:
- a CDS encoding AAA family ATPase, producing the protein MYYEYWGLTKPPFDNVPDPSMYTDCHTSMENAIAETLFAIEEGEECVAVIVGEVGLGKTMSLRMIIDSLDQEKYKIALITNPSTTFVQLMREIIGQLTGNQCEEKKKVDLLEIFNKFLFHTIDKGKKSLIFIDEANAISPANLENLRLLTNMQDDQRNLFTIILAGQMELARRLELPRFANLFQRLGTYNKIEKIQSQDLLKTYVTTRLKRAGGKKEIFTADAYNPLWEHSENGIPRLINKICKLSLKAGETNELIDINAEVVSQIGERFQKITGGPVLQKRLPRKRSKDEILPVPGEKILTDQGKTPKEGKKEKEELVVKQWNREETTVFLQDNRLKPTETLRIDKNEISEPNGKIPNAKELTPITEEVVEGIAVAGIGDCKIRINLPPDIVKQARSTTYENRIKLAGSMAAKTLKENPQLTKSPSVDPVSVWSEIRDLVLSRIE; encoded by the coding sequence ATGTATTACGAATATTGGGGGCTGACGAAACCACCTTTTGATAATGTACCTGATCCTTCTATGTATACGGATTGCCATACTTCTATGGAGAATGCTATTGCCGAGACCTTATTTGCCATAGAGGAAGGTGAAGAATGTGTTGCGGTAATTGTAGGAGAAGTTGGGTTGGGTAAAACCATGTCTCTTAGAATGATCATTGATTCTCTTGATCAGGAAAAATATAAAATTGCCCTGATTACGAATCCAAGCACAACATTCGTTCAGCTTATGAGGGAAATTATCGGACAATTAACAGGGAATCAATGTGAAGAAAAGAAGAAAGTAGATTTATTAGAGATTTTTAATAAATTTTTATTCCATACAATTGATAAAGGGAAGAAATCTCTCATATTTATTGATGAAGCAAATGCCATTTCTCCCGCAAACCTGGAAAATCTGAGGCTTCTTACCAATATGCAGGATGATCAGAGGAATTTATTTACTATAATTCTTGCGGGACAAATGGAACTTGCGCGAAGACTGGAGCTTCCTAGGTTCGCAAACCTTTTCCAACGGCTTGGTACCTATAACAAGATAGAAAAGATACAATCCCAGGATTTATTAAAGACCTATGTTACTACAAGATTGAAACGTGCAGGTGGAAAGAAAGAAATATTTACTGCCGATGCATATAACCCTCTATGGGAACATTCTGAAAATGGAATTCCCCGTCTTATCAACAAAATTTGTAAATTATCCCTAAAAGCAGGTGAAACAAATGAACTTATTGACATAAACGCAGAAGTAGTATCTCAAATAGGAGAGCGCTTTCAGAAAATCACGGGGGGGCCTGTTCTTCAAAAAAGGTTGCCAAGAAAAAGATCAAAAGATGAAATCCTTCCTGTTCCGGGAGAAAAAATACTAACAGATCAAGGAAAAACGCCCAAAGAGGGGAAGAAAGAAAAGGAAGAATTGGTTGTAAAGCAATGGAATAGAGAGGAAACAACTGTTTTTTTGCAAGATAATAGGTTAAAACCGACAGAAACCTTGCGAATCGATAAAAATGAAATATCAGAACCAAACGGAAAAATACCAAATGCAAAAGAATTAACACCCATCACAGAAGAAGTCGTAGAGGGCATCGCAGTGGCAGGAATTGGAGATTGCAAGATCAGAATAAATCTTCCCCCTGATATAGTGAAACAAGCTCGATCCACAACATATGAGAACCGTATCAAATTAGCTGGTTCAATGGCTGCCAAGACTCTTAAAGAAAACCCGCAATTAACAAAATCTCCCTCTGTTGACCCTGTTTCAGTCTGGAGTGAGATTAGAGACCTTGTGTTAAGCAGGATTGAATAA
- a CDS encoding addiction module protein produces MKKIRAADALELSIPERIQLVEDIWDTIASGSEAIELTEEEKKIIDERLEAYHKNPDLGSPWEDVYKRIVTK; encoded by the coding sequence ATGAAAAAGATAAGAGCAGCAGACGCACTTGAATTGTCAATACCTGAAAGAATTCAGCTGGTAGAGGACATTTGGGATACTATTGCCAGCGGATCGGAGGCAATAGAATTAACAGAGGAGGAGAAAAAGATAATTGATGAGCGATTGGAGGCTTATCATAAAAATCCTGATTTAGGTTCTCCATGGGAAGATGTTTATAAAAGGATAGTGACTAAGTAG
- a CDS encoding glutamine--tRNA ligase/YqeY domain fusion protein, with amino-acid sequence MTSNDSTPGTDFIRTIINEDLRQKKNDAKVITRFPPEPNGYLHIGHAKSICLNFGIASSYEGGVCHLRFDDTNPSKEEIEYIESIKTDVKWLGFDWDNHLYYTSDYFDKLYEYAIQLIKDNKAYVCDLKAEEIREYRGTLTEPGRDSPYRTRTAEENLDLFTRMRAGEFEDGSRVLRAKIDMSSPNLNMRDPTLYRIRRVKHHRTGDTWCIYPMYDFAHCLSDSIEGITHSICTMEFENHRPLYDWILNELHTACHPQQIEFARLNLTYTVLSKRKLLELVEGGEVGGWNDPRMPTLSGMRRRGYSPESIRNFCNKIGVAKRESIVDMALFEHCAREDLNKRVPRVMAVLRPLRVVIVNYPEDRTEEMECVNNPEDPGMGCRKVPFSRVLYIEREDFREEPPKKFFRLAPGREIRLRYAYYITCVDVSKDNQTGEIAEIHCTYDPDTRGGSSPDGRKVKSTLHWVSAAHALAAEVRLYDHLFTKEDPCDTQDDADFHTYLNPNSLETLTSCYVEPYLANAAPGSQYQFERMGYFCVDAVDSSPQKLVFNRTVTLRDTWAKIEKQ; translated from the coding sequence ATGACTTCAAATGATTCTACTCCTGGAACGGATTTTATCCGTACCATCATCAATGAAGATTTAAGGCAAAAAAAGAATGATGCAAAAGTCATCACCAGGTTCCCACCGGAGCCAAACGGGTACCTGCATATCGGACATGCGAAATCTATCTGCCTGAATTTTGGCATTGCCTCCAGTTATGAAGGGGGTGTCTGCCATTTGCGATTCGATGATACAAATCCGAGTAAAGAAGAAATTGAATATATCGAATCGATCAAAACAGACGTCAAGTGGCTCGGCTTTGACTGGGACAATCATCTGTATTACACATCCGATTACTTCGACAAGTTATACGAATACGCAATACAATTGATAAAAGACAATAAGGCCTATGTCTGCGATTTAAAAGCAGAGGAAATAAGGGAGTATCGCGGTACCCTGACCGAACCCGGCAGAGACAGCCCTTATCGCACACGCACGGCAGAAGAAAATCTGGATTTATTTACCCGCATGCGGGCGGGAGAATTTGAAGACGGGTCCCGGGTGCTCCGTGCAAAAATAGACATGTCTTCACCAAATTTGAACATGAGGGACCCAACCCTCTACCGTATTCGACGTGTAAAACACCACAGAACGGGCGATACCTGGTGCATCTATCCGATGTACGATTTTGCTCATTGCCTTTCTGATTCCATAGAGGGAATCACCCATTCCATTTGTACCATGGAATTCGAAAATCACCGTCCCTTGTATGACTGGATACTCAACGAGTTACATACAGCATGTCATCCGCAACAGATTGAATTCGCACGTCTCAATCTCACCTACACGGTACTCAGCAAGCGCAAGCTTTTAGAATTGGTGGAAGGGGGAGAGGTAGGCGGATGGAATGACCCCCGTATGCCTACGCTCTCTGGTATGCGCAGGAGAGGCTATTCACCGGAATCTATACGCAATTTTTGCAATAAAATTGGGGTGGCAAAAAGGGAAAGTATCGTTGATATGGCCTTATTTGAACACTGTGCCCGGGAGGACTTGAATAAACGGGTGCCTCGTGTAATGGCAGTCTTAAGACCTCTGCGAGTAGTTATTGTCAACTATCCGGAAGACCGGACAGAAGAAATGGAGTGCGTAAATAATCCCGAAGACCCCGGCATGGGATGCCGAAAGGTACCCTTTTCACGTGTGCTGTACATAGAACGAGAAGATTTTCGCGAAGAACCGCCGAAAAAATTCTTTCGTCTGGCCCCAGGTCGAGAAATCAGGTTACGTTACGCATATTACATCACCTGCGTTGATGTGTCCAAGGATAATCAAACGGGTGAAATTGCGGAAATCCACTGCACCTATGATCCCGATACACGGGGAGGTTCTTCCCCTGACGGACGCAAGGTAAAAAGCACCTTGCACTGGGTTTCTGCCGCACATGCTCTTGCGGCTGAAGTCAGATTATATGACCATCTTTTCACAAAAGAGGACCCATGTGATACACAGGATGATGCTGATTTCCATACCTATTTAAATCCAAACTCATTGGAGACATTAACCTCATGTTATGTTGAACCATACTTGGCAAATGCTGCACCCGGAAGCCAATACCAATTCGAAAGAATGGGTTACTTTTGCGTTGATGCGGTTGATTCTTCCCCCCAAAAACTTGTATTTAACCGGACGGTAACGTTGCGTGATACGTGGGCGAAGATAGAAAAACAATAA
- a CDS encoding IS66 family transposase, with translation MTINNINIDATLEKVKKLLSEEKELSPTMRSMVELLVVLVTLLANRLNVNSSNSSKPPSSDPNRKRVRKENGEKKPGGQKGRVGVTLQKVEEPDKVEVIKIDRRKLPPGNYREAGYESRQVFDIDISRIVTEYRAQILEDGKGDRFVASFPKEVTKAVQYGMGVKAHAVYMSQFQLIPYKRVQEYFREQLGIPVSEGSIYNFNQEAFGLLESFEEKAKERLARSDLLHVDETGIAMNGERRWLHCTSNGSWTYFFPHEKRGTDAMNTIGILPKFRGILCHDHWKPYYTYDCTHALCNAHHLRELTGVWEEDKQQWAKDTRVLLEEINRAVNDAGGFLETSESEKYRQRYRSIVKNAEAECPPPDETNRKGKRGRVKRTKARNLLERLIEYENDVLRFMENEIVPFTNNLGENDIRMTKVHQKISGCFRSMEGAKIFCRIRSYLSTCRKQGVSSSQGLEILFRGELPDFV, from the coding sequence TTGACGATAAACAACATTAATATTGATGCAACGCTCGAAAAAGTGAAGAAACTTCTTTCTGAAGAGAAAGAGTTGTCACCAACCATGCGGTCTATGGTTGAGCTGCTGGTAGTACTGGTGACGTTACTGGCAAATCGCTTAAACGTGAACAGTAGTAATAGTAGCAAGCCGCCATCAAGTGATCCGAATCGCAAGAGAGTGCGCAAGGAGAACGGGGAGAAAAAGCCAGGCGGTCAAAAAGGTCGTGTGGGTGTAACCCTTCAAAAGGTCGAGGAGCCAGATAAGGTTGAGGTCATCAAAATTGACCGGAGAAAACTCCCGCCGGGAAACTATAGGGAGGCAGGTTATGAATCACGGCAGGTATTCGATATTGATATTTCAAGAATCGTAACGGAATATCGTGCGCAGATCCTTGAAGATGGTAAAGGGGATCGATTTGTAGCGTCTTTTCCTAAGGAAGTGACAAAGGCAGTGCAGTATGGAATGGGAGTGAAAGCACATGCAGTGTATATGTCACAATTTCAATTGATTCCTTATAAGAGAGTACAGGAGTATTTTCGAGAGCAACTCGGGATACCGGTGAGCGAAGGTTCCATTTACAACTTTAATCAAGAAGCATTCGGTTTATTGGAGAGCTTTGAAGAAAAAGCCAAAGAGAGGCTTGCCCGCTCAGATTTGCTCCATGTTGATGAAACGGGCATTGCCATGAATGGGGAAAGGCGTTGGCTGCATTGTACCTCCAATGGTTCATGGACGTACTTTTTCCCCCATGAGAAACGGGGAACTGATGCGATGAATACGATAGGGATATTACCCAAATTCAGGGGAATTCTTTGTCACGACCACTGGAAGCCGTATTACACGTATGATTGTACCCATGCATTATGTAATGCCCACCACTTAAGAGAATTGACAGGGGTATGGGAAGAAGACAAGCAGCAATGGGCAAAAGATACGAGAGTCTTGCTCGAAGAGATAAATCGCGCAGTAAATGATGCGGGAGGTTTTTTAGAAACCAGTGAGTCTGAAAAATACCGACAAAGGTATCGCTCGATAGTAAAAAATGCGGAAGCTGAATGTCCCCCACCTGATGAAACGAACAGAAAAGGGAAAAGGGGGAGAGTGAAAAGGACAAAAGCCCGGAATCTTCTGGAGCGATTGATAGAATACGAGAATGATGTGCTAAGATTTATGGAAAATGAAATTGTGCCCTTCACAAACAATTTAGGTGAAAATGATATCAGGATGACAAAGGTTCACCAGAAAATATCTGGCTGTTTCCGTTCTATGGAAGGCGCCAAAATTTTCTGTCGTATTCGTAGTTATCTCTCTACCTGTAGAAAGCAAGGGGTAAGCTCAAGCCAGGGCTTAGAAATATTATTTCGAGGTGAATTGCCTGATTTTGTTTGA
- a CDS encoding DNA internalization-related competence protein ComEC/Rec2 gives MYKQHIMRRPIIFITLLFILGIYLGFLTDISHNALFIVCLVLLLMCLSCFALNTRKILSIPCLSVFIISVSIAYYNCRNSFESEQHVKHVLSTDKSIHRVTGVIVNPPIILEKHFRDGDAFWDEAMKTTEKSGHKLSFIIRAEKIKTPLGWKKISGFIRVNMYSQKVETLKTNDMFSVLKKFVYGRRVELFGTLFLPRPPGNPGEFDYKLYMKRQIPPIDCFMTVLNINNIKFLERSHGNYFNRFIYALRNFLHNTIHTYSFSNSAPLISSIILGTRIDLATETIDNFMKTGIIHFMAISGFHVGIVILTIAIPLRYTGMNQAVSTGIVLVVIICYAFLTGLNPPVLRASTMAIIFLCSFLVGRQWDITSGIFAAMLIILLRNPHDLFSIGFQMSVLATAGIVYGAPKIESVLFKTTLFIETLQAKEERGRLFLLKKYLRKFFCVSLAAWLATFPLTAYYFHIFTPFVPVVNIIVFPLFWAIIVCGIVLLTVGVFCPPLASIIAWVGSHLDIVLESLVSVLTSVPYTHFYVMGPSQTTLVVYYLYLLLFFNRKHVSISFFRIVLFGLLSANVLLYANILKSLPHPLKVTCLDVGHGCAICVQFPNGKNILYDAGSWQNYDVGKYIIAPFLWSQGIKKIDMVIISHEHVDHWNGLPALIERFSIKSVYSQPHVFLSEVGKKMISALERKHIDITALSYGMALKGFLPAEIQVLNPSAFQPLRDVKINDASCVLKIEYLGNIILLCADIEEEGMDSVMSRPYDIRSTIMQIPHHGSFSENLEKFIQMVQPAYAFINTVDRIVSQKTLDILHNKNIFTLQTQKKGALTFIITKDGVTISGFAK, from the coding sequence ATGTATAAACAACATATCATGCGACGACCGATTATTTTCATTACCCTTCTTTTCATATTAGGAATTTATCTCGGCTTTCTCACCGACATATCACATAACGCATTATTTATTGTGTGTCTGGTTTTGTTGCTCATGTGCTTGTCTTGTTTTGCATTAAATACACGAAAAATACTTTCCATTCCCTGTTTATCCGTTTTCATTATTTCCGTATCAATTGCATACTATAACTGTCGTAATAGTTTCGAATCTGAACAACATGTTAAACATGTGTTAAGTACGGATAAATCCATTCATCGCGTTACCGGAGTTATTGTCAATCCGCCGATTATTCTTGAGAAGCATTTCAGAGACGGGGATGCGTTTTGGGATGAGGCAATGAAAACCACGGAAAAATCCGGGCATAAACTATCCTTTATCATTCGTGCGGAAAAAATAAAAACTCCGTTAGGATGGAAAAAAATATCCGGTTTCATCAGGGTAAACATGTATTCACAAAAAGTAGAGACTCTTAAGACTAACGATATGTTCTCCGTGTTAAAAAAATTTGTTTACGGCAGACGTGTGGAGCTATTTGGGACTCTATTTCTTCCAAGGCCTCCTGGAAATCCGGGGGAATTTGATTACAAACTCTATATGAAAAGGCAAATACCGCCCATAGATTGTTTCATGACGGTACTTAATATCAATAACATAAAATTCCTGGAGCGTTCTCATGGTAATTATTTTAACCGATTTATTTATGCACTGAGAAATTTTTTGCATAACACTATCCATACATACTCCTTCAGTAACAGCGCTCCGCTTATTAGCAGTATTATATTAGGAACCAGGATAGATCTAGCAACCGAAACGATTGACAATTTTATGAAAACGGGGATCATCCACTTTATGGCAATCAGTGGTTTTCATGTCGGGATTGTCATACTTACCATAGCAATACCGCTCCGTTATACGGGGATGAATCAAGCAGTATCAACCGGTATCGTATTGGTTGTTATTATTTGTTACGCTTTCCTCACCGGACTTAATCCGCCGGTATTGCGTGCCAGTACAATGGCCATTATTTTTCTTTGCAGTTTTCTCGTTGGCAGGCAATGGGACATTACCAGTGGTATTTTTGCCGCCATGCTTATAATTCTGCTCAGAAATCCTCACGACCTCTTCAGTATCGGATTCCAGATGTCGGTATTGGCTACAGCGGGCATTGTTTACGGGGCGCCAAAGATTGAAAGTGTTTTATTTAAAACAACCTTATTTATAGAAACATTACAGGCAAAAGAGGAACGAGGTCGATTGTTTTTATTAAAAAAGTATCTTCGCAAATTCTTTTGTGTATCGCTTGCTGCCTGGCTAGCGACCTTTCCCCTTACAGCATATTACTTCCATATTTTTACCCCGTTTGTTCCTGTTGTCAATATCATCGTTTTTCCCTTGTTCTGGGCCATTATTGTCTGCGGTATTGTTTTGCTAACGGTTGGGGTATTTTGTCCGCCACTGGCTTCTATCATCGCCTGGGTGGGATCACATTTAGATATTGTGTTAGAGTCGTTGGTGTCGGTTTTAACGTCGGTACCCTATACACATTTTTACGTAATGGGGCCATCACAGACGACGCTTGTAGTCTATTACCTGTACCTTTTACTCTTTTTCAATCGGAAGCATGTGTCAATAAGTTTTTTTCGCATTGTGCTCTTCGGTCTCCTGAGTGCGAATGTCTTATTATATGCAAACATATTGAAATCACTTCCACATCCTTTGAAGGTAACCTGCCTGGATGTGGGACATGGCTGTGCTATATGCGTTCAATTTCCGAACGGAAAAAACATCTTATATGATGCCGGTTCATGGCAGAATTATGATGTTGGGAAGTATATTATAGCGCCATTTTTGTGGAGTCAAGGCATTAAGAAAATTGATATGGTAATTATTTCACACGAACACGTAGACCATTGGAATGGTTTACCCGCTTTAATTGAGAGATTTTCAATCAAGTCTGTGTATTCGCAGCCGCATGTGTTTCTTTCAGAGGTTGGTAAAAAAATGATTTCTGCTCTGGAGAGAAAACATATTGACATTACTGCGCTTTCTTATGGCATGGCGTTGAAAGGCTTTTTGCCTGCAGAGATACAAGTACTAAATCCATCAGCTTTTCAGCCTTTAAGAGATGTCAAAATAAACGATGCATCATGTGTTTTAAAGATTGAGTATCTTGGAAATATCATATTATTATGTGCAGATATCGAGGAGGAAGGTATGGACTCAGTCATGTCGAGACCATACGATATCAGGTCTACGATCATGCAAATACCTCATCATGGTTCATTCTCAGAGAATTTAGAAAAATTTATTCAAATGGTTCAGCCTGCGTATGCATTTATTAATACAGTTGACAGAATTGTTTCTCAAAAAACGCTGGATATATTACACAATAAAAATATTTTCACTTTGCAGACACAGAAGAAAGGGGCATTAACTTTTATCATAACAAAGGATGGAGTAACAATTTCAGGTTTCGCGAAATAA
- a CDS encoding tetratricopeptide repeat protein, producing the protein MNRKILAQKWFAEGKKNDCLAPNSEQAIEAYKESIKQDKNFIDAYVNIGFIYLAKKNYDKALKYFQKVTELEPVNPEAFNNLGYVYEKMARLGSAKQMYKKALQLVPENVESMINIAKIFELEGNYNGAVEQYKKAIECDPEAIAPHFCLGVLFDMHDMFDEAIREYEWVLKQNVNHVKATFNLGNLYAKLGDNELAIYYLNQALKITPHNFEILNNLSIVYESLSNYVEAAQALKQSIALNPFQEEAHLSLIQLQYYQYCLKPDVSKKQEIIQRIQFVLSLYAKNEKVQKILEGMELSELL; encoded by the coding sequence ATGAATAGAAAAATATTGGCACAAAAATGGTTTGCAGAAGGTAAAAAAAACGATTGCCTTGCACCGAATTCTGAACAAGCAATAGAGGCATATAAGGAAAGCATAAAACAAGATAAAAATTTTATTGATGCATACGTGAATATAGGTTTTATTTATCTCGCAAAAAAAAATTATGATAAAGCGCTTAAATATTTTCAAAAAGTGACAGAACTGGAACCCGTTAATCCGGAAGCATTTAATAATCTCGGCTATGTTTATGAAAAAATGGCTCGATTGGGCAGCGCAAAGCAGATGTATAAAAAAGCGTTACAATTAGTTCCTGAAAATGTTGAATCGATGATTAATATTGCAAAAATATTTGAATTAGAGGGGAATTATAATGGCGCCGTAGAACAGTATAAAAAGGCAATTGAATGCGACCCGGAAGCGATCGCACCTCATTTTTGCCTGGGAGTGCTTTTTGATATGCATGATATGTTTGATGAAGCCATACGTGAATATGAGTGGGTTTTAAAACAAAACGTTAATCATGTAAAGGCCACTTTTAACCTGGGAAATCTCTATGCAAAACTGGGCGATAATGAACTAGCAATTTATTATCTCAATCAGGCATTAAAAATAACCCCTCATAATTTTGAAATTTTAAACAATTTGAGCATTGTTTATGAGTCTCTTTCAAACTATGTTGAGGCAGCTCAGGCCCTAAAACAATCCATTGCGCTCAATCCTTTCCAGGAGGAGGCGCACCTGAGTTTAATACAATTACAGTATTATCAATATTGCTTAAAACCGGATGTTTCGAAAAAACAGGAAATTATACAAAGAATTCAATTTGTTTTATCTCTCTATGCAAAAAATGAAAAGGTTCAGAAAATCTTAGAAGGTATGGAATTATCAGAATTGTTATAG
- a CDS encoding type II toxin-antitoxin system RelE/ParE family toxin, with the protein MRINDQWRICFIWKEENAIDVEIVDYHKG; encoded by the coding sequence ATAAGAATTAACGATCAGTGGCGTATTTGTTTCATATGGAAGGAAGAAAATGCCATTGATGTAGAAATTGTTGATTATCACAAAGGGTAA
- a CDS encoding type II toxin-antitoxin system RelE/ParE family toxin: MKYNVIIRPEAEKDLKEAFFWYEDKRLGLGYDFLLQVDAGLKFIERNPEVHSLEYKGTRKHLIKRFPYKIIYLVETEKIIVLAVIHGRRSPVLIKKRIEGI, encoded by the coding sequence GTGAAATACAACGTTATAATCAGGCCTGAGGCCGAGAAAGATTTGAAGGAAGCTTTTTTCTGGTATGAAGATAAAAGGCTGGGGTTGGGATATGACTTCCTGTTACAGGTCGATGCGGGACTTAAGTTTATAGAGAGAAATCCAGAAGTCCACTCATTGGAATATAAAGGCACAAGAAAACATCTCATAAAAAGGTTTCCATACAAAATCATTTATCTTGTGGAAACTGAAAAAATAATTGTCCTTGCTGTAATTCATGGCAGAAGAAGCCCTGTATTAATAAAAAAGAGGATAGAGGGCATCTAA
- a CDS encoding GIY-YIG nuclease family protein — translation MKGWVYIISNKGMPGLIKVGYSMQDPKIRAQQMNNEGVPHPHIVDYEILIENPKLIEKKVHRALLKFHEGKEWFRCSCEEAIIEIKKISCPDIIIENYIRANREKAERILKEREEEKEERAKKEQLEREQKEKIEAQILQRKKEINEYYEKQIKNLLIPFIYKIREIIGFSCLATLVFLVIMFILTNLFSIDNETWSVDYIFLICIVGGFVSVLIAGYFYDGFCLFGNFRTKKSARYKTLISQQKKELESIREEIKASELSKNPQSHSEFSAYQPNQQSNKENIECEEQTR, via the coding sequence ATGAAGGGTTGGGTTTATATAATTTCTAATAAAGGTATGCCTGGTTTAATAAAAGTTGGTTATTCCATGCAAGACCCTAAAATTAGGGCACAACAGATGAATAATGAAGGTGTTCCGCACCCTCATATTGTTGACTATGAAATCTTGATAGAAAATCCTAAATTAATTGAGAAAAAAGTTCATAGAGCTCTATTAAAATTCCATGAGGGTAAAGAATGGTTTCGTTGTTCATGCGAAGAGGCAATTATAGAAATTAAAAAAATATCTTGTCCTGATATTATTATCGAGAATTATATACGCGCTAACCGTGAAAAAGCAGAAAGAATATTAAAAGAACGTGAAGAAGAAAAAGAAGAAAGAGCAAAAAAAGAACAATTGGAAAGGGAACAAAAAGAGAAAATAGAAGCCCAAATTCTTCAAAGAAAAAAAGAAATTAATGAATATTATGAAAAACAAATAAAGAATTTATTAATTCCTTTTATATATAAAATACGGGAAATTATTGGTTTTTCATGTTTAGCAACACTTGTTTTTTTAGTAATAATGTTTATTTTAACAAATTTATTTAGTATAGACAACGAAACTTGGTCAGTAGATTACATATTCTTAATTTGTATAGTGGGAGGATTTGTATCTGTTTTAATTGCAGGATACTTTTACGATGGATTTTGTTTATTTGGTAATTTTAGGACAAAAAAATCTGCACGTTATAAAACACTTATATCTCAACAAAAAAAAGAGTTAGAATCTATTAGAGAAGAAATAAAAGCAAGTGAACTTTCAAAAAACCCTCAGTCGCATAGCGAATTTTCAGCATACCAACCTAATCAACAATCAAATAAAGAAAACATAGAATGTGAAGAACAAACACGATAA
- a CDS encoding helix-turn-helix domain-containing protein has protein sequence MEKICIVHRRKKIFSGKENQLISPWRNNFSAQHVVVGDVEKRTRDNNKQVISFSLTQEQGELIKSNEQANSILKEGSYDFHVDVGKNETGQIIFKFNLDQWGTGTTRMLKSEQVCQMLQIGKSFLQKLVVEKKMKSYKLGKLRRFSMDDVLEYLTKNEDFSVIRYKPTF, from the coding sequence ATGGAAAAAATATGCATTGTTCACAGGAGGAAAAAAATTTTTTCTGGAAAAGAAAATCAATTAATTTCTCCGTGGAGAAATAATTTTAGTGCTCAGCATGTAGTAGTTGGTGATGTTGAAAAAAGAACACGTGATAACAATAAGCAGGTAATTTCCTTCTCTTTGACCCAAGAACAGGGTGAATTAATCAAATCAAACGAACAAGCGAATTCAATACTGAAAGAAGGCTCATATGATTTTCATGTAGATGTGGGAAAGAATGAGACCGGGCAAATAATTTTTAAATTCAATCTTGATCAATGGGGTACAGGTACAACACGAATGCTTAAATCAGAACAGGTATGTCAAATGTTGCAAATAGGTAAAAGTTTTTTGCAGAAGCTTGTGGTAGAAAAAAAAATGAAAAGTTATAAACTGGGCAAACTGAGACGTTTTTCAATGGATGATGTACTGGAGTATCTCACAAAAAACGAGGATTTTAGTGTTATAAGATATAAACCGACGTTTTAA
- a CDS encoding HigA family addiction module antitoxin — MVKQLSPITPGDVLLEEFLKPMKITQNQLAKDINVPANRVNQIIHGKREITADTALRLGKYFGIEPEFWLNLQVRYNMKIAKTKVGKKIEKEVKVHCTQIEAHNFAVV; from the coding sequence ATGGTAAAACAATTATCTCCTATCACTCCAGGCGATGTGCTATTAGAAGAATTTCTTAAGCCAATGAAAATAACTCAAAATCAGTTAGCAAAAGACATCAATGTGCCGGCTAACCGGGTTAATCAAATCATTCATGGCAAAAGAGAAATCACGGCAGACACCGCGCTGAGACTTGGTAAGTATTTCGGAATAGAACCTGAGTTCTGGCTCAATTTGCAGGTACGGTACAATATGAAAATAGCAAAAACAAAGGTTGGAAAGAAAATAGAAAAAGAAGTAAAGGTACATTGTACACAAATAGAAGCACACAATTTTGCAGTTGTATAA